The Astyanax mexicanus isolate ESR-SI-001 chromosome 7, AstMex3_surface, whole genome shotgun sequence genome has a window encoding:
- the vps37c gene encoding vacuolar protein sorting-associated protein 37C has product MDKLQDLSQSELQDLLDNSERVESMALESDEIQNIQLEREMALASNRSLAEQNLDMKPQLERERERLVEKYAELEEVREKYKQHCALRDGIMGQVSPEGLFCRLQVEGASTEAESETLADEFLEGSLSLESFLERFHSLRSLAHKRRVSIEKLQEILRQKSQGAGESGMTSQSGPTLDAGSVPPWQPQQPQQQPQQKPSVSTNPSNSALPYPPYPVSPPTQHASASAAVPSNPSAAFQPYPTQGSAFTPATGYPASRPAFAAPACPYPAQPAFPTPQGPPFGQFGPTNAPYPGQYPYGGYSYPMGPHMAPTQSPTGRPLYRPGFGVPQPYS; this is encoded by the exons ATGGATAAGCTTCAGGATCTCAGCCAATCCGAGTTACAGGATTTGCTGGATAACTCTGAGCGGGTGGAGTCGATGGCACTGGAGTCTGATGAG ATCCAGAACATTCAGCTAGAAAGGGAAATGGCTCTGGCCTCCAACCGCAGCCTGGCCGAGCAGAACCTCGACATGAAACCTCAACTGGAGCGTGAGAGAGAGCGCCTGGTGGAGAAGTACGCTGAACTGGAGGAAGTGAGGGAAAAATACAAACAGCACTGCGCCCTCAGAG ATGGAATAATGGGACAGGTGTCTCCTGAGGGGTTATTCTGTCGTCTGCAGGTAGAGGGCGCCAGCACAGAGGCAGAGTCTGAG ACTCTGGCTGACGAGTTTCTGGAAGGTTCCTTGTCACTTGAATCCTTCCTTGAGCGCTTCCACTCTCTCCGCTCCCTTGCTCACAAAAGACGGGTGTCGATCGAGAAGCTGCAGGAGATCCTACGCCAGAAGAGCCAGGGAGCGGGAGAGTCTGGCATGACGTCACAGTCTGGCCCCACTCTGGACGCTGGATCAGTACCACCTTGGCAACCTCAGCAGCCCCAGCAACAGCCACAACAGAAACCCAGTGTGTCTACCAACCCCTCCAACTCTGCCCTGCCGTACCCTCCGTACCCCGTTTCTCCTCCCACCCAGCACGCCTCAGCCTCTGCAGCGGTCCCCTCCAACCCTTCTGCTGCGTTTCAGCCGTACCCCACCCAGGGCAGCGCATTTACTCCAGCCACAGGCTACCCTGCATCACGGCCTGCTTTTGCCGCCCCCGCATGCCCGTACCCGGCTCAGCCTGCATTCCCCACTCCCCAGGGCCCACCGTTTGGGCAGTTCGGCCCTACCAACGCTCCATACCCCGGTCAATACCCTTACGGCGGTTATAGTTACCCCATGGGGCCTCACATGGCTCCTACCCAATCACCTACAGGTAGGCCGCTTTATAGGCCAGGGTTTGGAGTACCACAGCCATACTCCTGA
- the LOC103038152 gene encoding T-cell surface glycoprotein CD5 has product MCFSEKLLMERILLLAILPGLLLADPANFTAPNTTLTVPKTPHTASSAHENIRITTPTTTKLPPELFRLKVYWDKKNVCQGKIVHVTGKRKTKGLCANPVLRKLSMELCEERRCGKFLEFSYDLTADHNGPMINDNLILGSSQGCEIVSNIICEGNNELLTYKVITGLLLVLILAVLLFRFARPAYNAFRKRFSKKHQNRWIGPTQSQSVSYHRGQGLHLKADTGKRQSYPGLEIPSSNRNSEYDSYSYT; this is encoded by the exons ATGTGTTTTTCAGAGAAG TTACTGATGGAACGCATTCTGCTGTTGGCAATCCTGCCCGGTCTTCTACTAGCTG ACCCTGCTAACTTTACAGCTCCAAACACCACTTTAACTGTTCCTAAGACACCTCACACAGCAAGCTCAGCACATGAGAACATAAGAATCACGACACCCACCACTACAAAGCTCCCACCTGAACTGTTCAGGCTGAAGGTGtactgggacaaaaaaaatgtgtGCCAGGGCAAAATAGTCCATGTTACTGGTAAAAGAAAGACTAAGGGTCTTTGTGCCAACCCTGTGTTACGGAAACTCAGCATGGAGCTGTGTGAGGAGAGAAGATGTGGAAAGTTCCTGGAGTTTTCTTACGATTTGACTGCTGATCATAACGGTCCCATGATCAACGATAACCTAATACTTGGGAGCTCTCAAGGGTGCGAGATTGTATCCAATATAATCTGTGAAG GCAACAATGAACTGCTGACCTATAAGGTAATAACAGGCCTGCTGCTGGTGCTGATTCTGGCTGTCCTCCTCTTTCGATTTGCACGACCGGCGTACAACGCTTTCCGCAAGAGAT TTTCCAAGAAGCATCAGAATCGATGGATCGGCCCGACGCAGAGTCAGAGTG TGTCCTATCACAGAGGCCAGGGTCTTCATCTAAAGGCCGATACAGGCAAAAGACAATCTTATCCTg GTTTGGAGATACCTTCATCAAACAGGAACAGTGAATACGACTCGTACAGCTACACTTAA